A genomic region of Blattabacterium cuenoti contains the following coding sequences:
- a CDS encoding shikimate dehydrogenase family protein yields the protein MTHEKIRIYGLIGKDIKYSFSRKFFLKKFKKESIINIDYKIFDIPKIENVSFIFQNPYLKGCNITIPYKTSIIPFLTKIMPEAKSIGSVNVVKITNKCRIGFNTDVLGFEYSFKKDLNRFVNKKNLKALILGTGGVSKTVSFVLNKLQIPYQYVSRKKNRGYFIYEDINKNLLKEYKIIINCTPVGTYPNINLCPSLPYQYVSSEHYFYDLIYNPNKTLFLKNGEKKGALIKNGLEMLYLQAEGSWKIWKNL from the coding sequence ATGACACATGAAAAAATTAGGATTTATGGTCTGATAGGAAAAGATATTAAGTATTCTTTTTCTAGAAAATTTTTTTTAAAAAAATTTAAAAAAGAATCTATTATCAATATAGATTATAAAATTTTTGATATTCCAAAAATAGAAAATGTATCATTTATATTCCAAAATCCTTATTTAAAAGGATGTAATATAACTATTCCTTACAAAACAAGTATTATTCCTTTTTTAACTAAAATTATGCCTGAAGCAAAATCTATAGGATCCGTAAATGTAGTAAAAATTACTAATAAATGTAGAATTGGATTTAATACTGATGTTTTAGGCTTTGAATATTCTTTTAAAAAAGATTTAAACCGGTTTGTAAATAAAAAAAATTTAAAAGCATTAATTTTAGGGACGGGAGGAGTTTCTAAAACGGTTTCATTTGTTTTAAATAAATTACAAATTCCATATCAATATGTTTCTAGAAAAAAAAATAGAGGGTATTTCATTTATGAAGATATAAATAAAAATTTATTGAAAGAATACAAAATTATCATTAATTGTACTCCTGTAGGAACATATCCTAATATAAATTTATGTCCATCTTTACCATATCAATATGTTTCTTCTGAACATTATTTTTATGACCTAATTTATAATCCCAATAAAACCTTGTTTTTAAAAAATGGAGAAAAAAAGGGAGCTTTAATAAAAAATGGATTAGAAATGTTATATCTTCAAGCTGAGGGATCTTGGAAAATATGGAAAAATTTATGA
- the rpsU gene encoding 30S ribosomal protein S21, which yields MILITTVREGESIDKALKKCKKKFDKTRILKEFREKQQYIKPSEGRRNEILRAKYRERMKLKKEE from the coding sequence ATGATTTTAATTACTACTGTTAGAGAAGGAGAATCCATTGATAAAGCTTTAAAAAAATGTAAAAAAAAATTTGATAAGACTAGAATTCTAAAAGAGTTTAGAGAAAAACAACAATATATAAAACCTTCTGAAGGAAGAAGAAATGAGATTTTGAGAGCAAAATATAGAGAACGTATGAAATTAAAAAAAGAAGAATAG
- the recG gene encoding ATP-dependent DNA helicase RecG produces the protein MSCNIIKKSIKYLKGLSLKKAYLFNTELNLYTYEDLLFFYPKGYMHISTLKNISELSNNNNNNFIQILGKITKIEEINYKNKKGKMLIAYLEDKTGFIELVWFQKNNFVKNITKNITVIVSGRVKYFKNKIQIIHPNIKEFHSSIKNHSVFPVYSIPKNLKEKGINNSFMINVLQNLIKELKNNINEFFFQDFLNKKLMSRKKALVQIHFPESLDSLLQAQHSLKFEELFLLKLFFLSKKKVAYSSPFTKLGKNFHDFYKYFIPFPLTEEQKKVFKEIWNDLKKPIQMNRLLQGEVGCGKTIIAVLSMLVALDNGFQTCLMAPTEVLAIQHYYSIKKMFSKIGIKIALLTSSISDSIRKSLYNEILTGKISVIIGTHSLIQEKVRFQNLGLAIIDEEQRFGVEQREKIWKKDDKPPHILIMTATPIPRTLAKIIYHDLNISIIKKLPLGRKPIKTIHFWNKNRDKAFKIVKDQISIGRQIYIIYPTINTSMKYQNLMKGYQEMKYRFQNFENEIGILHGKMNFQEKNIQINRFLRGKTKILIATTVIEVGVNVPNASVILIENADFFGLSQLHQLRGRVGRGIHESYCILITDHKISVEGLFRIKKMCETNKGLEIAKEDLKLRGGGDLIGTKQSGKNYFRIINLVKDYKLIKEVFPIAKIFFQKNPNFLKNTKNIFYENYKKKWEIYK, from the coding sequence ATGTCCTGCAATATTATAAAAAAATCTATAAAATATTTAAAAGGATTAAGTTTAAAGAAAGCTTATTTATTTAATACGGAATTAAACCTTTATACATACGAAGATTTACTTTTTTTTTATCCTAAAGGATATATGCATATATCTACATTAAAAAATATATCAGAATTATCAAATAATAATAATAATAATTTTATACAAATACTAGGGAAAATAACTAAGATTGAAGAAATAAACTATAAAAATAAAAAAGGAAAAATGTTAATAGCATATTTGGAGGATAAAACAGGTTTTATTGAATTAGTTTGGTTTCAAAAAAATAATTTTGTAAAAAATATAACAAAAAACATCACAGTTATAGTTTCTGGAAGAGTTAAATATTTTAAAAATAAAATTCAAATCATTCATCCAAATATTAAAGAATTTCATTCTTCAATAAAGAATCATTCTGTATTTCCTGTATATTCCATTCCTAAAAATTTAAAAGAAAAAGGAATCAATAATTCTTTTATGATTAATGTATTACAAAATCTCATAAAAGAGTTAAAAAATAACATAAATGAATTTTTTTTTCAAGATTTTCTTAATAAAAAATTAATGTCAAGAAAAAAAGCTTTAGTTCAAATTCATTTTCCAGAATCTTTAGACTCCTTATTACAAGCACAACATTCTTTAAAATTTGAAGAGTTATTCTTATTGAAACTATTTTTTTTATCTAAAAAAAAAGTAGCCTATAGTTCTCCTTTTACAAAATTAGGAAAAAATTTTCATGATTTTTACAAATATTTTATCCCTTTTCCTTTAACAGAAGAACAAAAAAAAGTATTTAAAGAAATATGGAATGATTTGAAAAAACCTATCCAAATGAATCGATTATTACAAGGAGAAGTGGGGTGTGGAAAAACTATCATAGCTGTGTTATCGATGCTTGTAGCTTTAGATAATGGATTTCAAACTTGTTTGATGGCTCCTACTGAAGTTTTAGCCATACAACATTATTATTCTATAAAAAAAATGTTTTCAAAAATTGGAATTAAAATAGCTTTATTAACAAGTTCTATTTCGGATTCTATACGAAAATCTCTTTATAATGAAATATTAACAGGAAAAATTTCTGTTATAATAGGAACACATTCTTTAATTCAAGAAAAAGTTAGATTCCAAAATCTTGGATTAGCAATAATAGATGAAGAACAACGTTTTGGAGTAGAACAAAGAGAGAAAATTTGGAAAAAAGATGATAAACCACCTCATATTTTAATTATGACAGCGACCCCTATCCCTAGAACTTTAGCAAAAATTATTTACCATGATTTAAATATTTCTATTATAAAAAAACTGCCTTTAGGAAGAAAACCTATTAAAACTATTCATTTTTGGAATAAAAATAGGGATAAAGCTTTTAAAATAGTGAAAGATCAAATTTCAATAGGGAGGCAAATTTATATTATATATCCCACCATAAATACTTCTATGAAATATCAAAATTTAATGAAAGGATATCAGGAGATGAAATATAGGTTTCAAAATTTTGAAAATGAAATTGGAATTTTGCATGGAAAAATGAATTTTCAAGAAAAAAATATACAAATTAACCGATTTTTACGTGGAAAAACTAAAATTTTAATAGCAACTACAGTAATAGAAGTAGGAGTTAATGTTCCTAACGCATCAGTTATTTTAATAGAAAATGCAGATTTTTTCGGATTATCTCAATTGCATCAATTAAGAGGAAGAGTAGGAAGAGGGATTCACGAAAGTTACTGTATTCTTATTACTGATCATAAGATCAGTGTAGAAGGTCTTTTCAGAATAAAAAAAATGTGTGAAACAAATAAAGGATTAGAAATTGCTAAAGAAGATCTAAAATTACGTGGAGGAGGAGATTTGATAGGAACTAAACAAAGTGGAAAAAATTATTTTCGTATTATAAATTTGGTAAAAGATTATAAATTAATAAAAGAAGTTTTTCCAATTGCTAAAATTTTTTTTCAGAAAAATCCTAATTTTTTAAAAAATACAAAAAATATTTTTTATGAAAACTATAAAAAGAAATGGGAAATTTATAAATAA
- a CDS encoding ATP-dependent helicase, translating into MNSLNSSQRKIIETINGPILVLAGAGSGKTRVITHRIIHMIQNIGISPSNILALTFTKKAAQEMKNRISNMIMEQIDFHKITLGTFHSIFSSILRKESHWLGFKSNYTIYDHKDSENVIKQILKDINIDISLNYKEIRIRISKYKNNLYYLYNNKLKDKKLEFFTKIYKCYMKRCFQANALDFDDILLHTNHLFLYFPNVLKKYQKKFKYILIDEYQDTNLSQYTIIKNLVSMHKNLFVVGDDAQSIYAFRGANISNILNFHIDYHNAKIFRLEQNYRSTNHIVQASNSIISFNKNQIIKKIWTNNEKGEKIQIYCASSESEEAQYIASSILSIKRKKNLQFENFAILYRANIQSHIIESYLKKKNIPYHIYGSISFFKRKEIRDLLAYLRVIVNPNDEASLLRIIKKVNQKILKNILSLSKKKENTIYSVIKNIENYKHLLKINNKTINKFTSLFFTIEKLRVNATQDNAYIVVKKLLNFLLKKNYNNYNHEDFKYILDHIFQYVKEQKKLKNNGDTSLFGFLQCFYLEINEDINHKKNERNKVSLMTVHLSKGLEFSIVFIAGLEENLFPSKSSFENQLKIEEERRLFYVALTRAQKKAVLTYAKYRFIWGEKKENIPSRFINELNKNFIDIENHKYISKKKEIHSLNHFNHENSKYLEIKKGIKVFHKNFGVGTIVELQNQNKIALIKFQKSGEKRIFLKLDKLVIY; encoded by the coding sequence ATGAATTCTCTAAATAGTTCTCAACGTAAAATTATAGAAACTATTAATGGCCCCATACTAGTTCTTGCTGGAGCAGGATCAGGAAAAACTCGTGTTATTACACACCGGATTATTCATATGATTCAAAATATAGGAATATCTCCTTCTAATATATTGGCTTTAACTTTTACCAAAAAAGCTGCTCAAGAAATGAAAAATCGTATTTCTAACATGATAATGGAACAAATAGATTTTCATAAAATAACACTAGGAACTTTTCATTCTATATTTTCCAGTATTCTAAGAAAAGAATCTCATTGGTTAGGATTCAAATCAAATTATACTATCTATGACCATAAGGATTCAGAAAATGTCATAAAACAAATATTAAAAGATATAAACATAGATATATCCTTGAATTATAAAGAAATAAGAATCAGAATTTCTAAGTATAAAAATAATTTGTATTATTTATATAATAATAAATTAAAGGATAAAAAATTAGAATTTTTTACTAAAATTTATAAATGTTATATGAAACGTTGTTTTCAAGCAAATGCATTAGATTTTGACGATATATTACTTCATACCAATCATTTGTTTCTTTATTTTCCAAATGTACTTAAAAAGTATCAAAAAAAATTTAAATACATATTAATTGATGAATATCAAGATACTAATTTATCTCAATATACTATTATAAAAAATTTAGTTTCTATGCATAAAAATCTTTTTGTAGTAGGAGATGACGCTCAAAGTATTTATGCTTTTCGTGGAGCTAATATTTCCAATATTTTAAATTTTCATATCGATTATCATAATGCTAAAATTTTTCGTTTAGAACAAAATTATCGTTCTACTAACCATATAGTACAAGCTTCTAACAGCATTATTTCTTTTAATAAAAATCAAATCATAAAAAAAATATGGACAAATAATGAAAAAGGAGAAAAAATTCAAATATATTGCGCTTCTTCTGAATCAGAAGAAGCGCAATATATTGCTTCTTCTATTCTATCAATAAAAAGAAAAAAAAATTTACAATTTGAAAACTTTGCGATTCTTTATAGAGCAAATATACAATCACATATTATAGAATCTTATCTAAAAAAGAAAAACATTCCATATCATATATATGGTTCCATTTCGTTTTTTAAACGAAAGGAAATTCGGGATCTTTTAGCTTATTTAAGAGTTATTGTCAATCCAAATGATGAAGCATCTTTATTACGCATTATAAAAAAAGTAAATCAAAAAATATTAAAAAATATATTAAGTTTATCTAAAAAAAAAGAAAATACAATTTACAGTGTAATAAAAAATATTGAAAATTATAAACATTTATTGAAAATAAATAATAAAACAATAAATAAATTTACAAGTTTATTTTTTACAATAGAAAAATTACGTGTTAACGCAACACAAGATAATGCATACATAGTAGTGAAAAAATTGCTTAATTTTTTATTAAAAAAAAATTATAACAATTATAATCATGAAGATTTTAAATATATACTTGATCATATATTTCAATACGTTAAAGAACAAAAAAAATTAAAAAATAATGGAGATACAAGTTTATTTGGTTTTTTACAATGTTTTTATTTAGAAATAAATGAAGATATCAATCATAAAAAAAATGAAAGGAATAAAGTGTCATTAATGACAGTTCATTTATCCAAAGGATTAGAATTTTCCATTGTTTTTATTGCAGGATTAGAAGAAAATTTGTTTCCATCAAAATCTAGTTTTGAAAATCAGTTAAAAATAGAGGAAGAACGTCGTTTATTTTATGTTGCTTTAACTAGAGCACAAAAAAAAGCAGTGCTTACTTATGCTAAGTATAGATTTATATGGGGTGAAAAAAAAGAAAATATCCCTAGTCGTTTTATTAACGAACTTAATAAAAATTTTATTGATATAGAAAATCATAAATATATATCCAAAAAAAAAGAAATTCATTCTTTGAATCATTTTAATCATGAAAATTCTAAATATTTAGAAATTAAAAAAGGAATAAAAGTTTTTCATAAAAATTTCGGAGTAGGAACCATTGTAGAATTACAAAATCAAAATAAAATAGCTTTAATCAAATTTCAGAAATCGGGAGAAAAAAGAATTTTTCTAAAATTGGATAAACTTGTTATTTACTAA
- a CDS encoding cation diffusion facilitator family transporter, translated as MNDSKKIKLNLNFQKIICFVAIIFFFIKFITWHITSSLSIFSDAMESLINIISGFVGLCSLYISSLPKDKNHPYGHGKIEFISTAIEGVLISIVGITIFINTFIRIKDNMDGILLSRLDYGVLLMSFTGIINYFLGFLACKIGHKNGALTLIASGKHLKIDTYSTFGIVVGLILLNITKCTWIDPMISMVFSSVILYTGFQLLRNATAGIMDESDKKLLKKLSFYLNEKRDIHWIDLHNLKIIKYGSALHIDCHLTVPWFFNIKKANQEVKKLTQLTKNEFGSKVELSVHVEACSNNHCTLCFNRFCKVRKNIFQQKILWTLDKTSYENNNIKF; from the coding sequence ATGAATGATTCAAAAAAAATTAAATTAAATCTTAATTTTCAGAAAATAATTTGTTTTGTAGCAATTATTTTCTTTTTTATCAAATTCATTACTTGGCATATTACTTCTTCACTTTCTATATTTAGTGATGCTATGGAAAGTTTGATTAATATTATTAGCGGTTTTGTTGGATTATGTAGCCTTTACATATCATCTTTACCTAAAGATAAAAATCATCCATATGGACATGGTAAAATAGAATTTATATCAACAGCTATAGAAGGGGTTTTAATTTCTATAGTAGGAATTACTATTTTTATTAATACTTTTATACGTATTAAAGATAACATGGATGGAATTCTTTTATCTAGATTAGATTATGGTGTTCTTTTGATGTCTTTTACTGGAATTATTAATTATTTTTTAGGATTTTTAGCCTGTAAAATAGGACATAAAAATGGGGCTTTAACATTAATAGCTAGCGGAAAACATCTTAAAATAGATACGTATTCTACTTTTGGTATAGTTGTAGGATTGATTTTATTAAACATTACCAAATGTACATGGATAGACCCTATGATTTCTATGGTTTTTTCATCCGTTATTTTGTATACAGGATTCCAATTATTGAGGAATGCTACAGCTGGAATTATGGATGAATCTGATAAAAAACTTTTAAAAAAATTATCGTTTTACCTAAACGAAAAAAGAGATATTCATTGGATCGATCTTCATAATTTAAAAATCATTAAATATGGGAGTGCATTGCATATAGATTGTCATCTAACCGTTCCATGGTTTTTTAATATAAAAAAAGCTAATCAAGAAGTTAAAAAGTTAACTCAATTAACTAAAAATGAATTTGGATCTAAAGTAGAACTATCGGTTCATGTTGAAGCTTGTTCTAATAATCATTGTACACTTTGTTTTAACCGTTTTTGTAAAGTAAGAAAAAATATTTTTCAACAAAAAATTCTTTGGACTTTAGATAAAACGTCTTATGAAAACAATAATATTAAATTTTAA
- a CDS encoding DUF4290 domain-containing protein, whose amino-acid sequence MEYNTNRLKLVIPEYGRNIHKMIDYAIQIKNRKQRNRCAWGIIKLMTGSLNPKFHNKSIHFFQHKLWNQLLIMSKYQLDIDTPFQNKKEPLKMNFCNKKVVYPEYLTNFRYYGKIIRNMIHAAIRCKDTQKKEGLFYAIANTMKKNYLRWNKNIVEDDVIFKDLKELSKGKICLMKNTDPLLQCSHILKYKKKFFKNNKV is encoded by the coding sequence ATGGAATACAATACTAATCGTTTAAAATTGGTCATACCAGAATATGGAAGAAATATTCATAAAATGATAGACTATGCTATACAAATAAAAAACAGAAAACAAAGAAACCGTTGTGCATGGGGTATTATTAAATTAATGACGGGGTCTCTTAATCCTAAATTTCATAATAAGTCAATTCATTTTTTTCAACATAAACTATGGAATCAATTATTGATTATGTCTAAATATCAATTAGATATTGATACTCCTTTCCAAAACAAAAAAGAACCCTTAAAAATGAATTTTTGTAACAAAAAAGTAGTATACCCTGAGTATTTAACTAATTTTAGATATTATGGAAAAATAATAAGAAACATGATACACGCAGCAATACGTTGTAAAGATACGCAAAAAAAAGAAGGATTATTTTATGCTATTGCTAATACAATGAAAAAAAACTACTTAAGGTGGAATAAAAATATAGTGGAAGATGATGTAATATTCAAAGATTTAAAAGAACTTTCAAAAGGAAAAATATGTTTAATGAAAAATACTGATCCATTATTACAATGTTCTCATATTTTAAAATATAAAAAAAAATTTTTTAAAAATAATAAAGTATAA
- the murA gene encoding UDP-N-acetylglucosamine 1-carboxyvinyltransferase gives MGSFKIKGGFPLKGEIKPQGAKNESLQVLCAVLLTSEKLRIKNIPEIGDVKCLIQILKELEVMVKQNGIGDYTFQAKNINTEYLNTKKFREHGKSIRGSIMIAGPLLARFGKVCIPIPGGDRIGRRRLDAHLTGLRLLGSNIHYHNESKYFDLRMTKNSLTGEYILMEEASITGTANVIMAATLAKGKTTIYNAACEPYIQQLCRLLNKMGAKIRGIGSNLINITGVKELGGCEHTILPDMVEIGSWIGLAAITSSEILIKNVSWKNLGIVPNTFHKMGIKLEKEKDNIYIPSQKSYKIKKSLNNAILTISDAPWPGLTPDLLSILTVVATQAKGSVLIHQKMFESRLFFVDKLIEMGAQIILCDPHRATVIGLNHKSPLRGAILNSPDIRAGISLLIAALSAKGTSIIRNIEQIDRGYENIDQRLRILGADIIRIK, from the coding sequence ATGGGGTCTTTTAAAATAAAAGGTGGATTTCCTTTAAAAGGAGAAATAAAACCACAAGGGGCTAAAAATGAATCTTTGCAGGTATTATGCGCCGTATTACTAACTTCAGAAAAATTAAGAATTAAAAATATTCCAGAAATAGGAGATGTTAAATGTTTGATACAAATTCTTAAAGAGTTAGAAGTAATGGTAAAACAAAATGGAATTGGAGATTATACTTTTCAAGCCAAAAATATAAATACAGAATATTTAAATACAAAAAAATTTCGTGAACATGGAAAGTCCATTAGAGGATCAATTATGATTGCAGGTCCTTTACTTGCTAGATTTGGAAAAGTTTGTATTCCAATTCCTGGAGGAGATCGGATAGGAAGACGACGTTTAGATGCTCATTTAACAGGATTGAGATTATTAGGAAGTAATATCCATTATCATAATGAATCCAAATATTTTGATTTAAGAATGACTAAAAATAGTCTAACGGGAGAGTATATTTTAATGGAAGAAGCTTCTATTACGGGAACAGCTAATGTCATTATGGCTGCTACTCTAGCTAAAGGAAAAACGACTATTTACAATGCTGCTTGCGAACCTTATATTCAACAGTTATGTAGGTTATTAAACAAAATGGGAGCAAAAATTAGAGGAATAGGATCTAATTTAATTAATATAACTGGAGTCAAAGAATTAGGAGGATGTGAACATACCATATTACCTGATATGGTAGAAATAGGGAGTTGGATAGGGTTAGCTGCTATTACTTCTTCTGAAATTTTAATTAAAAATGTTAGTTGGAAAAATTTAGGAATTGTTCCTAATACATTTCATAAAATGGGGATTAAATTAGAAAAAGAAAAAGATAACATTTATATTCCATCACAAAAATCTTATAAAATTAAAAAATCATTAAATAACGCAATATTAACAATATCTGATGCTCCATGGCCTGGATTAACACCAGATTTATTAAGCATTTTAACTGTAGTAGCCACTCAAGCTAAAGGAAGTGTTCTCATTCATCAAAAAATGTTTGAAAGTAGGCTATTTTTTGTAGATAAACTTATTGAAATGGGAGCTCAAATTATATTATGTGATCCTCATAGAGCTACTGTTATAGGACTGAATCATAAATCTCCTCTTAGAGGAGCTATATTAAATTCTCCAGATATTAGAGCAGGAATCTCTCTTCTCATAGCCGCTCTTTCTGCTAAAGGAACTAGTATTATTAGAAATATAGAACAAATAGATAGAGGATATGAAAATATAGATCAAAGATTACGTATTTTAGGAGCAGATATTATAAGAATAAAATGA
- the greA gene encoding transcription elongation factor GreA: protein MTKFEYITKEGLEKLQKEIERLENIERPKISMQIAEARDKGDLSENAEYDAIKEAQGFLEMNIAKLKKKLSNARIIDGSQINRTRVSILSTVRVKNLTYGGEQIYTLVPEGETDLKSGKISINTPISTGLLGKQVGQIAHVKLPNKMILDYEILEIAFSE from the coding sequence ATGACAAAATTTGAATATATAACTAAAGAAGGATTAGAAAAATTACAAAAAGAAATAGAAAGATTAGAAAACATAGAACGTCCGAAAATATCTATGCAAATAGCGGAAGCGAGAGATAAAGGAGATTTATCAGAAAATGCAGAATATGATGCCATAAAAGAGGCTCAAGGTTTTTTAGAAATGAATATAGCTAAGTTAAAAAAAAAATTATCCAATGCGCGTATCATAGATGGATCACAAATTAATAGAACTAGAGTTTCTATTCTTTCTACAGTAAGAGTAAAAAATTTGACCTATGGGGGAGAACAAATATATACCTTAGTTCCAGAGGGAGAAACAGACTTAAAATCAGGAAAAATATCCATAAACACTCCTATATCAACAGGATTACTTGGGAAACAAGTAGGACAAATTGCCCATGTGAAGTTACCTAATAAAATGATACTTGATTATGAAATTTTAGAAATAGCATTTAGTGAATAA
- a CDS encoding HIT family protein: MNNNIFKKIINNEILAYKVAENSDHLAFLDIYPIKIGHTLVIPKKSNRDKIFSLSEKEFISIMSFTRKIAIGIEKIIPCNRVGIFVIGFEIPHVHIHLIPMDKESDGNFFKKRMVLSSKNFQILSKKIKKSIQKI; encoded by the coding sequence GTGAATAATAATATATTTAAAAAAATCATTAATAATGAAATTTTAGCTTATAAAGTAGCGGAAAATTCTGATCATTTAGCTTTTTTAGACATTTATCCCATAAAAATAGGACACACCTTGGTAATACCGAAAAAAAGTAATAGAGATAAAATTTTTTCTTTATCGGAAAAAGAATTTATCTCTATTATGTCTTTTACAAGAAAAATAGCTATAGGTATAGAAAAAATTATACCTTGCAATCGTGTTGGTATATTTGTTATTGGATTCGAAATTCCTCATGTCCATATTCATTTAATTCCTATGGATAAAGAAAGTGATGGAAATTTTTTCAAAAAAAGAATGGTTTTATCTTCAAAAAATTTTCAAATATTGTCAAAAAAAATAAAAAAATCTATTCAAAAAATATAA
- a CDS encoding type III pantothenate kinase has product MLLTINIGNSSIRFGLFDNNSNLECNCSWIINSNPHKSLDEYILLFRNIYQQYGIIPKLIQNIIIGSVVPPLTNIVEQSLYEIHRIKPIVVDRNSASPIKHDSHQLGTDLYANAIAAYTLYNNNKNTTLVVDFGTALSFTCIDQYGVIQGVIIAPGVNSSLTALIGNTAQLSQIELKKPPSILGQYTETCIQSGIIYGYLSMVEGFINRINQELKTNCFVIATGGLSHIYTPLTKQIHIKDKLHTIKGLKILFHWNH; this is encoded by the coding sequence ATGTTGTTAACAATAAACATTGGAAATTCCAGTATCCGTTTTGGCCTATTTGATAATAATTCTAATTTAGAATGTAATTGCTCGTGGATTATTAATAGTAATCCACATAAATCATTAGATGAATATATTTTGTTATTTAGAAATATATATCAACAATATGGTATTATTCCCAAATTGATACAAAATATTATCATTGGATCAGTAGTCCCTCCTCTGACAAATATTGTGGAACAATCTTTATATGAAATACATAGAATAAAACCTATTGTAGTTGATAGAAACTCAGCCTCTCCTATAAAACATGATTCTCATCAATTAGGGACAGATTTATATGCGAATGCTATAGCTGCATATACATTATATAATAATAATAAAAATACTACTCTAGTAGTGGATTTCGGAACTGCATTAAGTTTTACCTGTATAGATCAATATGGGGTAATTCAAGGTGTTATTATTGCTCCAGGAGTCAATAGTTCTTTAACCGCATTAATTGGAAATACAGCTCAATTATCACAAATTGAATTAAAAAAACCTCCTAGTATATTAGGACAGTATACAGAAACATGTATTCAAAGTGGAATTATATATGGGTATTTAAGTATGGTAGAAGGATTCATAAACAGAATTAATCAAGAACTTAAAACAAATTGTTTTGTTATTGCAACCGGAGGTCTTTCTCATATATATACACCTTTAACGAAACAAATTCATATAAAAGATAAACTACACACAATAAAAGGGTTAAAGATCCTATTTCATTGGAATCATTAA
- a CDS encoding alpha/beta fold hydrolase gives MTNICKINLKIRGEGIPIVLLHGFMENLEIWKYVYNSISNKYKVLSIDLPGHGKSIYTLEKNAVFTMEKAAEIVKKILEKKNIQKAVFIGHSMGGYIALAMAEKYPEMFLGLCLLHSTTESDPLEKKKRRIKSIQLAINNYPLFISTSIKKLFNNEKLSSLQEEIDFVNKIAFHTHINSVISFLRGMAIRKNRKFLLKKTQFPKLYIAGLYDLILDIRKIYEEIKNGNQIYFFAIPTGHMGHIEQPKEIIKILENFIDFSILK, from the coding sequence ATGACTAATATTTGTAAAATAAATTTAAAAATAAGAGGAGAAGGAATTCCTATAGTGTTATTACATGGATTCATGGAAAATTTAGAAATATGGAAGTATGTATATAACAGTATTTCTAATAAATATAAAGTTCTTTCAATTGATCTTCCTGGTCATGGGAAAAGTATTTATACATTAGAAAAAAATGCAGTTTTTACGATGGAAAAAGCTGCAGAAATTGTTAAAAAAATTTTAGAAAAAAAAAATATACAAAAAGCTGTTTTTATAGGCCATTCTATGGGGGGATATATTGCTTTAGCTATGGCAGAAAAATATCCAGAAATGTTTTTAGGCTTGTGTTTACTTCATTCAACAACAGAATCAGATCCACTTGAAAAAAAAAAAAGGCGAATTAAGTCTATTCAATTAGCAATTAACAATTATCCATTATTCATCTCCACAAGTATAAAAAAGTTATTTAATAATGAAAAATTATCTTCTTTACAAGAAGAAATTGATTTTGTGAATAAAATAGCTTTTCATACTCATATTAATAGCGTCATTTCTTTTTTAAGAGGAATGGCAATTCGAAAAAATAGAAAATTTTTATTAAAAAAAACTCAATTTCCAAAATTATATATAGCTGGTTTATACGATTTAATTCTTGATATAAGAAAAATTTATGAAGAAATTAAAAATGGAAATCAAATTTATTTTTTTGCAATACCTACAGGTCATATGGGGCACATAGAACAACCTAAAGAAATAATAAAAATATTAGAAAATTTTATAGATTTTTCTATTCTGAAATGA